In Picosynechococcus sp. PCC 7002, the following are encoded in one genomic region:
- a CDS encoding high light inducible protein, whose translation MENQESKFGFSAFAENWNGRLAMLGFVIGLLTELLTGKGILAQLGLM comes from the coding sequence ATGGAAAATCAAGAAAGCAAATTTGGCTTCAGCGCCTTCGCTGAAAACTGGAACGGCCGCCTAGCAATGCTCGGTTTCGTAATCGGTCTTTTGACTGAGCTCCTAACCGGAAAAGGTATTCTGGCACAACTCGGCCTCATGTAA
- a CDS encoding tellurite resistance TerB family protein encodes MQTADKNKQLFKILFSAAWIDGEIQVEERQYLHQIADQKNLSQDPDIRALLCEAVPVKPEDCYRLVEEYIDDHTNEAEYQELLDAVSHMVYSDSQIETEEAKLLNRLQSLAPESQHANSPFQRVIKSIQKLYKGAIAEMN; translated from the coding sequence ATGCAGACGGCAGATAAAAACAAACAACTTTTTAAAATTCTTTTTAGTGCCGCTTGGATCGACGGCGAAATCCAGGTAGAAGAACGTCAATATCTCCACCAAATTGCGGATCAAAAAAACCTCTCCCAAGATCCGGATATTCGGGCTTTGTTATGTGAGGCGGTTCCCGTCAAACCAGAGGATTGTTACCGTCTCGTTGAAGAATATATTGATGACCATACCAACGAGGCGGAATACCAAGAACTGCTCGATGCGGTTAGTCACATGGTCTATAGCGATAGTCAAATTGAAACGGAAGAGGCAAAATTGCTTAATCGCTTGCAATCTCTAGCGCCGGAGTCCCAGCACGCAAACTCTCCTTTTCAGCGGGTGATCAAGTCCATCCAAAAACTCTACAAAGGGGCGATCGCCGAGATGAACTAA
- the zds gene encoding 9,9'-di-cis-zeta-carotene desaturase, with protein sequence MRVAIVGAGLAGLSTAVELVDAGHEVEIFEARPFVGGKVGSWVDKDGNHIEMGLHVFFGCYYNLFSLMEKVGAGNNLRLKEHTHQFINEGGKIGELDFRFPVGAPFHGLKAFFTSSQLSAIDKAANSLALGTSPIVRGLVDFDGAMKTIRDLDKISFADWFRSHGGNDGSLKKMWNPIAYALGFIDTENISARCMLTIFMFFAAKTEASVLRMLEGSPHEYLHKPIVNYLEARGTKIHTRHRLTDIHYTLEGQSKIDGIVINNGETTETITADTYVFALDIPGIQRIIPEAWRQWSEFDNIYNLEAVPVATVQLRFDGWVTELNDPEKRKQLQEAVGIDNLLYTHQADFSCFADLALASPADYYKEGEGSLMQLVLTPGDPFIKKSNEEIAQHVLAQVHKLFPSSRELNMTWSNVVKLAQSLYREAPGMDVYRPAQATPINNLFLAGSYTQQDYIDSMEGATISGRQAAAAILRTVEEPREKTPAVV encoded by the coding sequence ATGCGTGTAGCAATCGTTGGAGCAGGCCTCGCCGGACTCAGCACCGCCGTTGAACTGGTCGATGCAGGCCATGAAGTCGAAATCTTTGAAGCTCGCCCCTTTGTCGGTGGAAAAGTCGGCAGTTGGGTTGACAAAGACGGCAATCACATCGAAATGGGCCTTCATGTCTTCTTCGGTTGCTACTACAATCTGTTTTCCCTGATGGAAAAAGTCGGTGCAGGCAATAACCTCCGCCTCAAGGAACACACCCACCAATTCATTAACGAAGGGGGCAAAATTGGCGAACTCGACTTCCGTTTTCCCGTCGGTGCTCCTTTCCATGGTCTCAAAGCGTTCTTTACCTCTTCTCAACTTTCGGCGATCGACAAAGCCGCCAATTCCCTGGCCCTAGGAACAAGCCCCATTGTGCGGGGCCTCGTTGATTTTGACGGAGCCATGAAAACGATCCGCGACCTCGACAAAATCAGTTTTGCCGATTGGTTCCGGAGCCACGGTGGTAATGACGGCAGTCTCAAGAAAATGTGGAATCCGATCGCCTATGCCCTCGGCTTTATCGACACCGAAAATATCTCCGCCCGCTGCATGTTGACCATTTTCATGTTCTTCGCCGCAAAAACTGAAGCCTCAGTGCTGCGGATGCTCGAAGGCTCTCCCCACGAATATCTCCACAAACCGATTGTCAACTACCTCGAAGCCCGGGGCACCAAGATTCATACCCGCCATCGGCTTACGGATATTCACTACACCCTAGAAGGACAATCCAAAATTGATGGCATCGTCATTAACAACGGTGAAACTACCGAGACCATCACCGCCGATACCTATGTTTTTGCCCTTGATATCCCTGGTATCCAGCGCATTATTCCCGAAGCTTGGCGTCAATGGTCGGAATTTGACAACATCTACAATCTCGAAGCTGTACCTGTCGCCACTGTGCAATTACGCTTTGACGGTTGGGTAACAGAACTCAACGACCCCGAAAAACGTAAACAACTCCAAGAAGCGGTCGGTATTGATAATCTGCTCTACACCCACCAAGCCGATTTTTCCTGTTTTGCCGATTTAGCTCTCGCCAGTCCCGCCGATTACTACAAAGAAGGTGAAGGTTCTCTTATGCAATTGGTTTTGACGCCCGGCGATCCATTTATCAAAAAGAGCAATGAAGAAATCGCCCAGCACGTCTTGGCCCAGGTACATAAACTCTTCCCTTCTTCCCGAGAGCTGAATATGACTTGGTCGAATGTTGTCAAGCTCGCCCAGTCCCTTTACCGAGAAGCCCCCGGCATGGATGTGTATCGCCCAGCCCAAGCGACGCCCATCAACAATTTATTCTTAGCCGGAAGCTATACCCAGCAAGACTACATCGACAGCATGGAAGGCGCGACAATTTCCGGTCGCCAAGCGGCAGCAGCGATCCTCCGTACCGTCGAAGAACCACGCGAGAAAACCCCTGCGGTTGTGTAG
- a CDS encoding precorrin-8X methylmutase — MEWHLTDAQSLALIDREIGKHSFSPAEYEIVRQVIYCTADFEYAQLIHFSEHALQAGAAALAARGTIIVDAPMVRVGITEQLQNSFANPVYCSADTLTRPQREKTKTAWGMETLARRYPEAIFVIGQSQTALSSLVTLVKKGIIRPALVIFTPANFLTGTAPQKYLEEAAIPHICMQSRKGGATVAVAIINGLISLSWKAYGQDVGENP, encoded by the coding sequence ATGGAATGGCATCTGACCGACGCCCAAAGTTTAGCCCTCATTGATCGCGAAATTGGCAAACACTCCTTTTCCCCTGCCGAATATGAAATTGTGCGTCAGGTCATTTACTGTACCGCTGACTTTGAGTATGCCCAACTGATTCACTTTTCAGAACACGCCCTCCAGGCTGGTGCAGCGGCCCTGGCCGCTCGCGGTACGATCATTGTCGATGCTCCGATGGTTCGTGTCGGCATCACAGAGCAGCTTCAAAATTCCTTCGCCAATCCCGTTTACTGTAGCGCCGATACCCTCACCCGCCCCCAACGGGAAAAGACAAAAACCGCTTGGGGTATGGAAACCCTGGCGCGCCGTTATCCAGAAGCAATTTTTGTCATTGGCCAATCCCAAACCGCCCTGTCTAGTCTGGTCACTTTAGTCAAAAAAGGCATCATTCGCCCTGCGCTGGTCATTTTTACCCCTGCTAATTTTCTGACAGGCACAGCGCCCCAAAAGTATTTAGAAGAAGCGGCGATTCCACACATTTGCATGCAAAGTCGTAAAGGTGGCGCGACCGTTGCCGTGGCGATTATCAATGGTTTGATTAGTTTGTCATGGAAAGCCTACGGACAAGATGTAGGCGAAAACCCTTGA